From Chrysemys picta bellii isolate R12L10 chromosome 1, ASM1138683v2, whole genome shotgun sequence:
CCAGTTGGTTTTACAATGGAGCTTGGCAGATGTcatccttctgccaggtggaggcagcagcaaccagggccgccTTCAAtctctaggggttccttttcaacagtacaacAGAGAAGCAGCTCGAGCCCCCATCCAGTAAACTGGGAAAATTACACCCCACCCCTTGGTGCCCCTGAAAGGCAATACTTCTCCACCTGCAAGCACAAACTCTGAGTGTAGGAAAGTAACTTTTAATTAAAGGAGGGAAGTCATCCgatattaattagggaaaatgccacaagcagggttcataaacataaaattgTGAGCAGAACAGTGCATGTGGGGCAGTGTTTTCTACCTCATATGCTTGAGTTCTACAACAAAAAGTTCCTTTACCGTGCCCCCTCTTCTCCCTCACCTCACCCCACTCACTGTGGTCATCCTTGGTATATCTCACAGGAGAAGAACCATGACTTTGGGGGGTCTCTCtcccctatttctcagcagtttgtcctgaatttgatattttcagttgtgacccacaaaaGTACGGTTACAGCTACcctgggagcccaggctgctgtggggattCCCAGACTCTCCACTTGCTCCGGGGATGCGTCCTGAGGGGCAGGGACATAGGCTGGGGCATTCTCTTGTCCCCCCCAGTCCCTtgcccaggggtgggggaagatctGGGGCTCCTCACAGAGGCTCTGGCTCCCGGATCAGCTCTTTCTatggcctggctctggcttctggcctggacagggggtggagcctcagtggaggaggaggagcagagagtgGTGCCTccagggggaagaagaggagcaggggcggggtcATCGAAGGGACCAGACTCCCGGCCTGTGTcccgcttttgccttttgaaaaggtggtcaccctacactgaatgggctgggctgggataggAGCTAGCTGGGCCTGAGCTGAGGCCAGTTTAATCTGTTTTGCATTGCTGGGGCAGCACAAATGGAGCGGACGGGGAGGGAACCAAGGCCTGAGTCTCTTACCACGATTCCTGAGTGTCAGACCATTACTCACACgtgcagctctgccctgcctcagtGGGGAGTGGACTGAGCAGGTGTGGTGTGCACAACGCCATTAATGGGGGTGTTGCCTGAAAGGCTTCGCCTGGCTCTCCTGTGTTAGTTATGTCCCTGACACCACTCAGACACAAGCATTTGGCTGAGTGTGAATGGGAAGAGTGAGTGACAGTGCCCCTTGAATAGACTTTGGATGTATAGCCAGAGAAGGGATAGTGACAGGCCAGGTCTAATGGGAAACAGCATCCACATCCCTTCTCTTTATTGATTATCAACATGAATTGTGAGGTCGGAGCGGCCACTAATACGACCGTTTTTCGTCCAACATCCAACCGATCCCCTGGCTCTCCACAAAAAGTCACTCTGtaaatgctgctgcctgccttggTCTCACTCCCCCGCTGCCCAGTCCTCCATCACCATTCCTGTCCCCCCTCACTAGTCTTAAACCCCATCTGATCCCCTCTTTATAGTAGAGATCAATAACTCATGTGATCTTGGATGTAGCGGTCCAGTATAGAAGAGGTGGCCCATGATTTACATCTCCCATGTCACTGGACCCAGGTGATGAACTGACCCCTCACTTCATGAATACCCTGATTATCTTCACACGAAGATGTTTGATTTTCACGCTGTACACAATTGGGTTCATCATTGGTGGGAGAAACAGGGAGATGTATCCGAGGAGAATCAGAAGTAAGGGATAAGAGTCCTTCCCAAAGCTGTGTATCACAGTCAAGCTGATCTCTGGTGTGTAGAAGAGCAGCAGGGTGCAGAGGTGGCAgacgcaggtgttcagggccctcAGGCACTCCTTGTAGGTGGTGATGCGCAGCACTGTTctgaggatcatcacataagagaggaagatgagTAGTGAATCCAACCCCATTGTTAAGAGTTTAGTAAACAAACCATAGATGATGCTGACTGTGATATCCGAACAAGCCATGTTCATGACCTCCCGGTGCATGCAgaaggaatgggagaggacattgaCTCGACAGTATTGGAACCGGTTCAGGAGAAAGGGAAGTGGAAGTATTATGACCATCGCTCTTACCACAGCCACCAGTCCCATCTTGGTTATTCTCGGCAgggttaagatggaagcatatctcagAGGGTTATAAATTGCAatgaagcggtcaaaggccatGAACAACAGCAAACAGGATTCAATGCACTGAAGCGAGTGGATGAAGAAGAGCTGGGCTAAACAGGCACCGAGGCTGATCTCCCTAGAGTTAAACAAGTATATGCCCATTATCGTCGGTATGGTGGTTATCGATATGCAAAGGTCTGTGatggccaacatggaaaggaaaatgtacatgggctcatggaggcttggatctgtttttacaatgaacagaatgactgaatttcctactGTCGAAATAACATACATCGAGCAAAAAGGAATAGAAATCCAGAGATGTGTGTCTCCATGACTCGGTAGCCCAGTGAGAAGGAATATTGCAGATTTCAATTCggtgtcattgacagctgacataatgtaCTGGGCAGGTCGGAGGAGTTCTGAAATGTGCttcctgaaataaaaataagagtAGATTAGATGATATTTAGCAATAAATCATTTTGCTTTCAGTGCAAGCCTACAGACTCCCAGAGCTCAAGATAGATAAGCAAAAACATACTGTTGGATTTACATGAATCTGATTATTCAGATTGGATCAGACTTGAAGTCTATCTATCCAGTAACCAGTGGATATgtctagatgcttcagaggaaggtggaagaagccctAATTAGGCAGCTATGAGACCCACTAGTtagagttattttgtggtctaaATCAGGAAGGTTTAGAGCCTctccaaaactttttaaaaacaatcctcTACTGTAACTGGATTTTCTGATTAATCAGTCCATccttgaatcctgctaagctcttggccccATTGATACCTTGTGGCTGTGAATACCACAGCCTACTTGAGCACtatatgattttaaaattgtgaccTTAGAACATAAAAACTCAAGagtagccatactgggtcagaccaaaagtccgtctagcccagtatcccgtctttgACAGTGGCttaggccaggtgccccagagggaatgaacagaacaggtcatcatcaagtgatccatcgtccatgaatttatgtagttctcttttgaactctgttataccCTTCACACAGACACCCTTTTTGGCTCTCCACTTCTGAGTGTGTCCCACTGTATCATGCCATGTGTGTAAACACATAGCAAGTGCATGGTGAAAACAGTCGTATTTATCTGTCCTGcactgaagctatttttaaatgtattttatagcTTCATTACATGAATAATTTTTTTGTGCGCCCCTGACAGTTCAAGTTATGCAACTGCCTCTTTCCAGCATATGGGATAATTTTTTAGGGTCAGATCCTTAATTGAATAACAGTGATATCAGGAGCCTCATGCCAGAGTTTCATGTGTAAATTCACTCAAAACCAGGCTCTATTAACTCACTGTTATCAAATGCTTCCAGTGATTTACTCTGGCCCCCAGAAAACCCTCCAGGAGAAGCTGAAGTGCCTGGCCAATGTTAATGGAATCCAGAGACTTCGATCATCCTACAGGCTTCCCTTTATACCCCTGGGACCTGTATCCTCTGCCCATGCAAGTGTCGGTAGATATTTGGAAAATTACAAGCTAACACTGACAGTTATTTCagctgggcaggggaggaggtgggatcaCAAATGTTCAATTCCTCAAACAGAGGTATTGCACTAATATCCACTTGAGTGTACAACTTCGGCTATGCTCATGTAACTGGTGACTGGTGTCAATTATATACAACCACTATACCACTctcctttcctgcacctcagctAAACTGTTTGCTGAAACACAGACCAGCGGTTCTGGTCTCTCATGACTTTTTGGAAAGACTTGCACAAGTTTTGCAGACTTATTGAGTGCATGATTCTGAATATAAGTGTTAGAAACAGCTTCTAGTCCGTTACCAGGAGACAGTATCACACAAATGTGCACTGAACAAAGAGTTAACAGCACAAACCCACTGCAAACAGTACGTGGAGCACTTCTGAAACACTTTCTAAAGCAAAAGCCATTAAACACTAAAGTTACCCCTGCTCCTTCCGGCCGAGATTCTAACAACTCTGCTGCTGGCTTTCGATATAGAGGCATGGCATGGAAGTTTGGTTTGTAATGTCTGTATTGCAATGAATAGTTTTGGCCTAACATTTACACGTATGTACCTTAGTACACACATGTCAACCACAGGTGCTGAACCCACTGGGACCTGCTCGACAAGCACAGTTGACCCACAGTGTTCTGTAGCCCAGTGCACAGTCTGAAGTTGGGAGAATGGAGGGATCCATCCCAGGAGTGTGAAGGCTACAAGGCCTGACATCGGGAACTCAGAAACCAGAGAGGTGGAAGAGATGCCGGTAGCCCTGTAACTGTAGTAACTATAGGGCAAAATATGCCCTCTTGGACCTGTTACCACATAGCAATGCAGCTCTGAAATCCTGCCTTCACAATCAAGCCAGAGAATAAAAGCTTTTTAAATGCATTTGGTTATTAAATTTCCAGGAGCAAATAAACCTGAGTAGATTTGAGAACTAGTCACTGATATACCGTTGGGGTCTCCTTTCACTGAGTccctggcaggatcgggcccagagcacACGGCACCTGTAGAAATGGGACCCCTTGAGAAATCCTGACTTGGGGCATCAGGCTTTTAGCACTCCAAGCTCAggtttctgtgtaacttgaatAACCCACTAAGCACCTTGCTGCCTGTCCTCCTACCCCTGTGACGGAGTCACTCTGACAGCGCAGCTGTGTTCGCTGTGGTGGCACAGAATatcttcagatttaaatagctttcAGCCTTTACCCTTCACTTTACACTGTAAagatagtgaaacctgccaacgtacccaattGCTGCTAGAAGAGGAGCCGCTGACACCAGGTTTTCACCCTAAAGGACAAGGAGTCATCACAGaagtagcatgggcagcagacAGTATCTGTTCAGATTGGGAGGTAGCTGCCTTTATGAAGCATgtttgcacattcccttgggggccacttggccatcagAGAATCTCAGCTGCTTGGCTTCAGGTACACCAGCTTTAACCCCCGTCATGgccaatggcaaactgcaggaggCCAAATCACAGGGGACGTGGGGTGATGCAACTTATTGGACTGCAGCGCCAGCCTTGCTGAAGGCTCCATTCCTAGAATCCGGGCTTGTCATCACTGTTCGAATGGTTCTGATTAATGACATGGCTACTTCGAGGGCGGCTGAGTGGTAATGATAATGCTGTCACAGCTGTGATGTTGCtgaaataaaatagaatagaattataatttggggcctgattactccctggcagccccctttTCTGCATTACAAACCCAAGGTGCAGACCCgggaagggagattccacaaGGAAATTTCACTTGGATTCTTCCACTAGGGGAGGACCCTTCCCTTCTCCATGAGGAACAAGGAATAAGGAGGAGGATTTCAGAGGGGACTGAGGGATGCCGAGAGTTTCCACACAGTCACCAGACCGGTGTTTGGAAGCCATTGCAAACAGGAGCCTCATCTTAGACGGTCTGGCTGGCAGAGAGTAGTCTGAGGGCAAAGGTCAACTTCACACCTTGACCCCATAACACACTGAGCACAGAACTCTATGGTGACAGGGCCCAGGCTCACACGGGCTTCAGCTTCTACAAGAAAGgagcaaagagatgggaagatgctCTCAGAGACACAGGGAAACTAGGCTGGGTCGAAGCAGGGGTGTAGCCATCGGTGGGCCTGGGCGGCCAGGGCCCACCCATCTGGCATCCAAACCCAATCCACAAACTGGGACTCCCGACTCCAGCTTGGTGCCCAGCTGTATCCCTCTCCTGCCGATCTGGAGCACTGATTCCCTGGTCTCTTGCCACATATGGGGGCGTGCCAAGTGGGGGCTGGTTTGgtccagtggtggattagccacagGTCCTGGGCCAATGGTGTCACCCTGTTCTGTTCAGCCCACTTGCCACTCCTGCGGTGAAGCGAGGTCTGGGTGCGGGGGtttgtccctctcccccacctaGCTGCCGGAGAACGGATTGGGGCACTTTAATAGCGCTGGGCGGTAGTAGTAGGGCAAGCCCAGCATCTCATAATCGCTGGGTAGGGGAAGTGGAataaacccccaccccctgaccgcgtgccctgaccccactccccggcaggagaGACAGGTGAAAATCCCTGCGCACTTGACCCCATTTCCCCAGAAGAGGGGGGCTGCAGAAGGGATGGAGAGGGGACGTTAATTTTCCTGGCTGAGCCATGTCCACACAAAaccctgtcggagaaaaacagagttctcactcttttggttgggtacagcaaagtcagacactttattttctcaagcaattgcgtagagggagagagtgcactaggacacagggtctccccctcctaggcaggtctctccacaggtaaacaattacagcaaacatttataccttttgttacagacaataatgagcaacagctgcattttgtttatgcataggtcatcctgatagcttatttttcacatctatttagactctagtctacattccatttttatctacacaaggtcgcaacaacttctcacataGTTCTTTCCCagtcgcctcacacaatcctcgcttctacaaatctcgcgttattagggttacagctagctTGTCTCTTGGTCACAGAAGAGACTGTATGCATTGAAACCCCCTTCAACTCCCTGTCAGttcttgctctacttccacacacaccccttttgtacttctagtatAACTAACATTCTTAAACCTCCATTTGCATTAAGCCTTGGATTTCATATTCTATATCAAATGCTTCAAGCTTAGGTgttttgattggatgcaatgacAATGCATCATTAGCATGGggatgaaaggtattactattatcaCATCCTTTACAAGatcaataacataatcctaaaccaaataacaacaataaaagcAGTAACATTCCCACAGTAATAATATGATGGGGCTGTTGTACAGTTTTAGTcacaaagcacaatacatcatacttagtacacaAAGTAGACACTCTGTGAGCTGTATGAAAGGCAttcttttcaacttgatatatattttgaatatATTCATATTCTATGTGAATTTGCCTTTGTACTTCAGAGATTCtttgaacctctggtaacagtgaaagcaaattttgaaattaatcaggtactaaactagtccattTAAAGGGTATCTGGTACCTAAGGGCTACTTGTAAAACTCTATCcacaggccagtaaataatatgattgcctgcagcagTAGTGCGATTAAAATGTATATCtcgcaatgtggtggctttaacatacacacagctatcattagcttgaaaaagtagggccttggctacacttacccgctagttcggcggctggcaatcgaacttctgggtttgacttatcgcgtctagtctggacgcgataagtcgaacccggaagtgctcgccgtcgactgcggtactccagctcggcgagaggagtaccgcggagtcgacgggggagcctgcctgccgagtgtggaccaaggtaagttcgaactaaggtacttcgacttcagctacgttattcacgtagctgaagttgcgtaccttagttcgaattaggggggtagtgtagaccaagcctaggtgtcctgtcagggtagttccttttcccctaccctcccagcaaacattggcatgaacagtgacaacttcccctggcttcagtttacatgTACACTGAAGCGGTGGAGgttctaacggccaaaatgtccattgactccctatccCCATCCAAATGTCGGGTGTTATTCCAGGAGCACTAACAACAAATCGGCTAGGCATACCAGGTGTCCTGGTGAATATCATGGTGAATAATCTAGTCCCACAttcatcctccccatggacccgtcAGGGTTCAGTAtttgggagcccacacccctcctacCGGCCCATATGCTTGAGTGGAGCACTCTGAGCATATACAACTCCATCCAGAaaatctccaagtatgtctccatggccataCATCAGATGGCATTTCGGAGGTATCTGTAAGGGCAGTAGGCTATGCCTCATGCTCGAGATCACTCCGAATGGCCAtcagctggtcattcaggaaatcttGAATTCTGAACATGCCAAATCCCAGTGCAAtaccttcccagcctcagtgatcttcaataccatctctgtcaacAGCCCCTGGTTATTAACTAAAGGTAGAAATAGCATGTAATTCACCAACTCCTTGCACCTTGGTCAGCTGTGCTCCAGAAATAAGACCAGTGGCCTtttctagttgccccaatttctcatcatgttcttggctCTTGAAAATATTCCAAATTGCTGCtacactattggccccatcccatagggacCCGGTCAAGTccctcttctttctagaggaaataacccaggCCCTTTGTTGTGATAATCTAATGGCAGCTCCCTgggagcaatttgggtatgtcgAGGTGATCTGGAAATTGGATAAGGGTAATGTAAATTTGACAGTCCCTAGTGTTGTAttaatcacagtccatcgatATCCTAATActtctctctttggtgtagtactatgcCACATCTGTTGGTTGTACACCTTTATATACTTCTGGGAGGTATTAATATTAGTGGCATAAGAGGGGGGGGTATATTGCAATAGAGTACAGGTTACATTAtcagtcactggaataatttcaatACAGATACAATTTCTGgtggcagaacaaactctttgggtaTTCTTTTAATtattcactaattgggtgaccaaataacaataagggcctctttcATCTAACACATTGCAAACTCCAGGGACAGCCATCATATCTACTtcactatagaacccatcaatttcaattacagattcttggggttcaTTTGTAGTGATATCATACACTATTATCTCCTCTGACCAGTCTGTTTCCactcaattgttcgcttatatgggatatcctgaaccttaaaaatattttttcccaaacaatatttaaataaatcactaaaatgTGAAGGCTTTGGCCATTTGTTTTATcagatatatggcattgtctgtatttggatgtgttacaggggtaatagtgtaatggaggagatggcaggggcaatggcaacaaggcgCCTTTGGTActtgtcatttaaaatccaattagggagggcaatacatgctgaaggacttatccaaaacacagggcgcagcctgtagaataaaccccaaaatccaatcaataccacattcccaagcctgggtcccacaagtttcttccttcCACtctataattctttgtttcttcaccagggtcatttcttaatgtcttttgtaggcAGGAATCCTTGGACTTCAGTGGTTTCAATGGagcgagtgttccttcttctcttttcctgaatcagtcatggttcagcatcatacaggggagagctTACCAGCACATCatcctgtaatggttttgcttcttctagaaaaatccaaaggcacagtaggtctgtcagtggacaagggagaggttactagcacttcgccttgtcctttttccctgctgtccagaaggcacagcagaccTAGAAGGAGAAATAGTCTAATCATCAGTAGGAGAATCCTCCtaaggtggaggggtctttttttttttcagtgcgaagcatgggtccaggcaggtagtccttggcacttcacggcagtgttggtggttaacaggactttgAAAGGGCCcttccagtgtggagccagggcagtctttCACTGATGGACCTTTATATAGATCCAGTCTCCTGGTTCCAAGGAgcggcagggctgctagggtctttgggtagcgcttctttacctgtgagaaaagaaacctaacacatttctttAATGCCTGgaagtgttttgcagatctcatagctGCTTGGGTACATTCAGGCCCCgccttttcttggttgtcagccaagtcttagctgtgcaGTGTCCTTGAAGGGAGCCaacatcttatctttggactgagcttgctagctatttttatttttatttgttctgttctttttccttctccccttcttggcttcttttaacctacaaaggaaatttccactcttcactcatacacgtTTTCCTagcaatgaacacatacacattgccattatacagtacattagtcttattattcaatatCTGCTACATatacccttccagtaaaataactttgttacagagctttggagcaacaagccAGGACAAGCacgtccacttttgaggagtccactcagtacaacctctggtgtccaatagttttcctccctccccagccctctggctagaaatctgaggtagccagaaggatcccatgtgcaatatggggagtgggttaacctttcatgtccttgcttccaatgactgttggtatgcaaattttaacaacaatttttttcaattagaAGATTTGGCCAATGAAATTTCTTTTTTTCtgacttaagcaaatgtattagactttagtatatcacattttcctgatttagccaaacactttgtattccaagttgaataaaacaagtatctgctttttgatttaatccttctatttaattttgaattagactgtcttatgaaaatattaaacacaacaattctggccacgagacaaacaccacaagacaggacatagaacacagaacataattcctattgtgccagtaaatgcatggtacgttgaatgttGTTCAGCTGGCATCAGTTTTCTCTGATTTTCTGAAAGATAAAAGGAACataggtctaccccttctgggcagt
This genomic window contains:
- the LOC103306777 gene encoding olfactory receptor 51G2-like, which gives rise to MSAVNDTELKSAIFLLTGLPSHGDTHLWISIPFCSMYVISTVGNSVILFIVKTDPSLHEPMYIFLSMLAITDLCISITTIPTIMGIYLFNSREISLGACLAQLFFIHSLQCIESCLLLFMAFDRFIAIYNPLRYASILTLPRITKMGLVAVVRAMVIILPLPFLLNRFQYCRVNVLSHSFCMHREVMNMACSDITVSIIYGLFTKLLTMGLDSLLIFLSYVMILRTVLRITTYKECLRALNTCVCHLCTLLLFYTPEISLTVIHSFGKDSYPLLLILLGYISLFLPPMMNPIVYSVKIKHLRVKIIRVFMK